Below is a window of Rhizobium jaguaris DNA.
TTGAAGGCCGTGGCGCTTGGCGCCAAAGGCACCTTCATCGGCCGCCCCTTCCTCTACGGCCTCGGCGCCATGGGCAAGGAAGGCGTCACGCTCGCGCTTGAGATCATCCGCAGGGAGCTGGACATCTCCATGGCGCTGTGCGGCAAGCGGGATATCAAGACCGTGAATCGGGAGATTATCGCCGAGGTTTAGCGCAGCCACCCTGTCGCCAAACCGCTCGCCCAATCGGCGCGGCCGGCACGCCCAGCTAACGCCGCCATCGCTCGATGATCGTAGGCCACCTGCCGGAATGCCGGCAGCCATATGCCGTCCACCTTTTCCAGAATGACATAGGAGGCGAAGGGATGGCCGGCCTCGACCTTGTGATAATGGGGCAAATCGTCATCGTAGGCGGGGCAGCCGACGCTGCCGGGGTTGACGATCAGGCGCCCATCACCGAGGCGAACCATACGCGGGATGTGACTATGGCCGCATAACAACAGCGGAAAATCGATTCCGGTGGCCAGCGCCTCTATCTCTTCGATCGGCTTCAGATAAATGTGGCCTTGCGGCGAGACGGCTTCGAGCCAATAGGTATGATCGTCCTTGGGCGTCGCGTGGCAAAGGTAGGCCTCGTCCCCATAGACGGTGCTGAAGGGTAAGGTCCTCAGCCAGTCGAAATGATGCACGGACAATTCCGCATGGGCGGCACTGTCCGAAGCATGCATCTCTTTCGGCACCTGTTCGATCAGATGCCGATCGTGGTTCCCGCGAACCGTCACCGCGTCGAGCGCAACCAGGATTTCGGCCGTCTCCCCCGCCGTTAGTGGCCCGCTAAAGCAGTCGCCGAGATTGACGATGTCGTCGATGCCTTGCGCCCGTATATCAGCCAGCACCGCCTCCAGCGCCAGATGATTGCCATGCACATCCGCAATCGCCGCAAAACGCAATTCTCAGCTCCCGCGATAGGTGGAATAGCCATAGGGCGAGAGCAGCAGCGGCACGTGGTAATGCGCCGTCGTATCGGCGATACCGAAACGGATCGGTACAAGATCCAGGAATGCTGGCTCGGGTAGCTTGACCCCGGTTGCACGCAGATAATCGCCGGCCCGGAAGAGTAATTCATAGATACCGGCAACAAAACTGTCGCCGACCAGCATCGGCCCACCGTCGACGCGTCCGTCCGAATTGGTCGTGACCGTCTTCAGATGCTGCCGCGTCTCGCCCTCGATCTTGAAGAGATCGATCACCAGGCCTTCGGCCGGTCTGCCAAGGGCAGTATCGAGCACATGGGTGGTCAGTCCGGTCATAGGGTCGGCGCTCCGATGATGAAGGGGGTGTCGAAGAAGAATTCCACCAGATTGTTGCCCGGCCCGTCGCGATCAACGACGAGAAAGTCGCTCGGCTGATCAAGGGTCATCAGCGGGTAGTGCCAGACATTGCGACGATAGTTCACACCTTGGTCACCTCGTGCCAAAAAAACCCGCGGCGTGCCTGGCCTGCCGTCCTCATCCTCCGAAACGATGACAAGAAACTGCCGATCGTTCAGCGGTACGAAACACTGGCTGCCGAGGGGATGGCGCTCCATCATCTCGACCGCGTATGGAAAGGCCCGCGGCTGGCCGCGAAACAGATTGATGATCACGCGCGCTTCGTCGCCCGCGGCCTCAGCGCTGGAAAGGGCATGAAACCGCTCCGTCGTACCGCCATTGATCAGCCTCACCGTCGCTGGGTCCGCTTCGATGACGTCGCCAAAGGGCGCGAACGCGGCCTTGGTAAGAGGGAAGATATCGAGAGTTCTGGTCATGGGCGTCACTCTCCTTCCGCTCGCCAGCGGCGGATGGATTCGAGCTGTGTGAGCAATTCCGGGATCACATGCCCGACCGTCGTCCAAACGTCCTCGACGTTTGCCGTGACGCCGTCGGCTAGCAGGAGCTCGCTCATGGCTTGCATCTCATTCCAACGTAGATCCGGATGGTCCGGGCCAAATTCCGGATATTCACGCAGCAATTGGGCTGCCGCCGCACCAATGGCACAGAGGCTATATGCGACGGCATATTGAGTACGATCATCGGCCAGGAACGATGCCCTGTCCATTCCTCGAACAAAAAGACGCGCTTCGGACGCGGCCCTCTGCATGTGATCCAGGTAATGGACAGGACCTCTACCGGTCATGTCCTAGGCCTTGTTCCCGAAAAGCCTAAGCCGCATGACGCCGCCGTCCGGATGCATGGCGAATCGCACATGCGTTACCGGGCCGATGGACGCCAAGACATCGGCGCCATATTCGTGGATGTGATCCATCTGCAGCTTCTGGCGCGGAAGGATCGGCTTCCAGTTCTCCGAGGCGGCGATCTCCGCATCGGTGAAGGTGTCGCCGTGACCGGGCAAATAAGCGCCAAGCAGTTCGCACGTATCCGGAAAATTGCCCTTGAAGAATGCGGTGTCGACGATAACGCGGTTGATGGTACCGGGATGACCTAGGCGGATGATCGTCCAGTCATGGCCGGGGCCACGCCGGCGCTTTGTTTCCCAGCCGTCGCCCATGTTGAGACCACGGCCCGGTCCGAGCATCTTGTCGGGGTGGCCATAATGCGCATCCGACCAGGCAAGCGCCTTGGCGCCGTTGAAGATATAGCCAAGGTCGACTTCTTCGGTGCCACCCACCTTCGACCAGTCGAAATAGGCCGCGCCGTAGACGCGTAGACGTGCAACACCGCCATCGGGATAGATGTGCATCCGAAGATGCGTCCAGACTTTTTCCTTATCGGCCACTTCGAAGAAATGATGTGCGCTGGAGCCGAGCGGCGATTTTACGAGGATCTCGGTCCAGGCGGTCGCGTCGGTCGGATCGCCATTTTCAACGAACGCGGCCTCGATCGAGCAATGCGGCGGGTAATTGCCCGTGAAATAGCTGGTATCGACATCAAACCCGAAGATGCGGCCCGGCATGGCGAGGCGGATGTCCGACCAGTCATGCCCCGGTACACGCTTGCGCCGGCTTTCCCAGCCGTCCATGTACTTGCCGTTGTCATCATAGAGATCCGGATCGAAGCTTGCCGGTACATCCTGCAGCATCCGATCCAGCGGCGCGAAGAACTCGTCGGTGGCGTAGAGCCCTTTGGCGCCGAGACGGGCGGAGGCAAGGTTAATGGCACCGAGCGCGAAGGACGGAAGGCTGGTATCGGCAGTGTCAGTCATTCAAGTCTCCGGAAGCATGGATTGCAGGCGTAGCATCGCGATCCTCTCCACCTGCGCCGTTGCGGTCGCAAATTCCGCGTCCCGGTCATTGCCGATCCGCGTTTCGAAGGCGGTGAGGATATCGTCTTTGCCGAGCCCCCTGACCGCAATAATAAAAGGAAAGCCGAATTTCGTCACGTAAGCCGTGTTGAGCTCGGTGAAGCGAGCATGCTCAGCCGGTGTCAGCCGATCAAGTCCGGCGCCTGCCTGCTCTTTGCGGCTGTCCTCAGTGAGCTTGCCGGCAATGGCCAGCCGACCGGCGAGGTCGGGATGCGCCCGCAAAACGCCAAGCCGCTCGTCAGCACTGGCCCTGCGGAAAATCGCAACCAGAGCGCCATGTACGCCGACTGACGTCAACGGTTCGACAATGCCACCAGCGTCATAAGCTCGTTCGGCAATGAACGGAGAGTGCTCGAAGACGCCGCCGAAGCGGGTCACAAAATCGTCGCGCGATATCATTCAGGGCGCACCCACGGGAAGGTGATGCTGGTACCAGTGATTGGCGATATCGATGCGCGTAGGTATCCAGACCTTGTCGTGCTTCAGTACATAGTCGATAAAGCGCCTCAGCGCCGCCGCACGACCCGGCCGGCCGACCAGACGGCAATGCAGGCCGACAGACATCATCTTCGGGCTACCCTGCTTGCCCTCTTCATAGAGCGTGTCGAAGGCATCCTTGAGATAGGTGAAGAACTGATCACCGGAATTGAAGCCCTGCGGTGTGGCGAACCGCATGTCGTTGGTTTCAAGCGTATACGGAATGATCAGGAACGGCTTGCCCTCGAGGCCGTCGACCCAATAGGGCAGATCGTCGGCATAGGAATCCGACGAATAGAGGAAACCGCC
It encodes the following:
- a CDS encoding HepT-like ribonuclease domain-containing protein; the protein is MTGRGPVHYLDHMQRAASEARLFVRGMDRASFLADDRTQYAVAYSLCAIGAAAAQLLREYPEFGPDHPDLRWNEMQAMSELLLADGVTANVEDVWTTVGHVIPELLTQLESIRRWRAEGE
- the uraD gene encoding 2-oxo-4-hydroxy-4-carboxy-5-ureidoimidazoline decarboxylase, translating into MISRDDFVTRFGGVFEHSPFIAERAYDAGGIVEPLTSVGVHGALVAIFRRASADERLGVLRAHPDLAGRLAIAGKLTEDSRKEQAGAGLDRLTPAEHARFTELNTAYVTKFGFPFIIAVRGLGKDDILTAFETRIGNDRDAEFATATAQVERIAMLRLQSMLPET
- the uraH gene encoding hydroxyisourate hydrolase; its protein translation is MTGLTTHVLDTALGRPAEGLVIDLFKIEGETRQHLKTVTTNSDGRVDGGPMLVGDSFVAGIYELLFRAGDYLRATGVKLPEPAFLDLVPIRFGIADTTAHYHVPLLLSPYGYSTYRGS
- the alc gene encoding allantoicase, giving the protein MTDTADTSLPSFALGAINLASARLGAKGLYATDEFFAPLDRMLQDVPASFDPDLYDDNGKYMDGWESRRKRVPGHDWSDIRLAMPGRIFGFDVDTSYFTGNYPPHCSIEAAFVENGDPTDATAWTEILVKSPLGSSAHHFFEVADKEKVWTHLRMHIYPDGGVARLRVYGAAYFDWSKVGGTEEVDLGYIFNGAKALAWSDAHYGHPDKMLGPGRGLNMGDGWETKRRRGPGHDWTIIRLGHPGTINRVIVDTAFFKGNFPDTCELLGAYLPGHGDTFTDAEIAASENWKPILPRQKLQMDHIHEYGADVLASIGPVTHVRFAMHPDGGVMRLRLFGNKA
- a CDS encoding metallophosphoesterase family protein codes for the protein MRFAAIADVHGNHLALEAVLADIRAQGIDDIVNLGDCFSGPLTAGETAEILVALDAVTVRGNHDRHLIEQVPKEMHASDSAAHAELSVHHFDWLRTLPFSTVYGDEAYLCHATPKDDHTYWLEAVSPQGHIYLKPIEEIEALATGIDFPLLLCGHSHIPRMVRLGDGRLIVNPGSVGCPAYDDDLPHYHKVEAGHPFASYVILEKVDGIWLPAFRQVAYDHRAMAALAGRAGRADWASGLATGWLR
- a CDS encoding ureidoglycolate lyase, with the translated sequence MTRTLDIFPLTKAAFAPFGDVIEADPATVRLINGGTTERFHALSSAEAAGDEARVIINLFRGQPRAFPYAVEMMERHPLGSQCFVPLNDRQFLVIVSEDEDGRPGTPRVFLARGDQGVNYRRNVWHYPLMTLDQPSDFLVVDRDGPGNNLVEFFFDTPFIIGAPTL